The following coding sequences are from one Desulfurococcus sp. window:
- the pcn gene encoding proliferating cell nuclear antigen (pcna) has translation MKLRFRDAVSWRYAIAAISKIIEEASFKIDENGLSLRAMDPSTVVFVEFQIPRDAFSEYEVEGSHVIGVNMEEVAKVLKRARKGDSLILEVLKDGRLSVVFEGHGLRRFNVPSVELTYEELPKISFDVGFKGKILPKAFKDIVSEVKPISDSVEFRAQREESKLIVASSSEIAEVEIEFSASEGALIEYEILEDSRAKYTIDYLADITSASQAAEVMSLEFGNDTPIKLTYELIGGGVLTFYVAPREE, from the coding sequence ATGAAGCTTAGGTTCCGTGATGCAGTATCCTGGAGGTATGCTATAGCTGCTATATCGAAGATCATTGAGGAGGCTAGTTTCAAGATAGATGAAAATGGCTTGTCTCTGAGAGCTATGGATCCCAGTACTGTGGTCTTCGTGGAGTTCCAGATACCAAGAGATGCTTTCTCAGAGTACGAGGTTGAAGGCTCCCATGTTATTGGAGTTAACATGGAGGAGGTAGCTAAAGTCTTAAAGAGAGCTAGAAAAGGCGACTCCTTGATCCTCGAGGTATTAAAGGATGGGAGATTAAGCGTAGTCTTCGAGGGGCATGGCCTCAGAAGATTCAATGTGCCGAGTGTAGAGCTAACATACGAGGAGTTGCCAAAGATAAGCTTTGATGTAGGTTTCAAAGGGAAGATTTTACCCAAGGCTTTCAAGGATATAGTGAGCGAGGTTAAACCCATTAGTGATTCAGTGGAGTTTAGAGCTCAGAGAGAAGAGAGTAAGCTGATCGTGGCATCCTCTAGTGAGATAGCTGAGGTTGAAATAGAGTTTTCAGCATCTGAGGGCGCCTTAATCGAGTACGAGATACTAGAGGATTCGAGAGCCAAGTACACTATCGACTATCTTGCTGATATTACATCGGCTTCCCAGGCTGCTGAAGTTATGAGCCTAGAGTTTGGTAATGATACGCCAATCAAGCTAACTTACGAGTTAATTGGTGGAGGAGTACTAACGTTCTATGTCGCTCCACGCGAAGAATAG
- a CDS encoding transcription factor S, with amino-acid sequence MSRICPKCGGLMHPRRIDGKLYLVCSRCGYKVEADSRDLEKMKVSTRIKHKPAEKTLVIDGEGGSNLPVTREVTCPKCGWHEAYYWMVQTRAADEPSTRFFKCVRCGYVWREYA; translated from the coding sequence GTGTCCCGGATATGCCCTAAGTGCGGTGGTTTAATGCATCCGAGGAGAATAGATGGAAAACTCTACCTGGTCTGCTCGAGATGCGGGTATAAGGTGGAGGCTGATTCAAGGGATCTCGAGAAGATGAAGGTTTCAACGAGAATAAAGCATAAGCCTGCTGAGAAGACACTGGTTATTGATGGTGAAGGAGGCAGCAACCTTCCTGTGACAAGAGAGGTTACTTGCCCTAAATGTGGCTGGCATGAAGCATACTACTGGATGGTTCAGACTAGGGCAGCTGATGAGCCGTCAACTAGGTTCTTCAAATGTGTTAGATGCGGGTATGTGTGGAGAGAGTACGCCTAG
- a CDS encoding DNA-directed RNA polymerase subunit L: MKVSVLFKDERKLVIEVDGEDHTLGNLLAKEAIRHPGVEYAAYRVPHPLKNSFEFTIIAKPGYNVSILLKEVVEGLKSTLSGVRRLFEERIVE; the protein is encoded by the coding sequence ATGAAGGTAAGCGTGCTGTTTAAGGATGAGAGAAAGCTTGTCATAGAAGTTGACGGCGAGGATCACACCTTAGGCAACCTTCTCGCGAAAGAAGCCATAAGGCATCCTGGTGTCGAGTATGCGGCTTACAGGGTTCCCCATCCACTTAAAAACTCATTTGAATTCACAATCATAGCTAAACCCGGCTATAATGTCAGCATTCTTCTAAAAGAAGTTGTAGAAGGCTTGAAGAGTACGTTAAGCGGGGTTAGAAGACTATTCGAGGAGAGGATCGTTGAGTAG
- a CDS encoding DUF2067 domain-containing protein — protein sequence MPLVKRRFRVPCRGERCLELYEALKERIPPLSYLELEVTDNGIIVNAYGYEVDVKKLWRELKSFAGLKRGEVHQGLNSYRVDMIVKASGVTFPLEVLLLVLKAQGYTASIVENTLYTNAGVDHVVNTARRISELNTMVKSVVKGKAARYYVVASAVALGLQLEDVIQRSLELGVMEADDSGLYVLRKEWRRAVEEFVKLSKRGST from the coding sequence TTGCCCCTTGTTAAACGGAGGTTTAGAGTCCCCTGTAGAGGCGAGAGGTGCCTGGAGCTCTACGAGGCTTTAAAGGAGAGAATACCACCTCTAAGCTACCTGGAGCTCGAGGTTACAGATAACGGAATAATAGTGAACGCCTACGGCTACGAGGTTGACGTGAAAAAACTATGGCGCGAGCTGAAAAGCTTCGCGGGACTTAAACGTGGAGAAGTACATCAGGGCTTAAACAGCTACAGAGTAGACATGATAGTTAAAGCTTCAGGAGTAACATTCCCGCTAGAAGTACTCCTATTAGTACTCAAAGCTCAAGGATACACTGCTAGTATCGTAGAAAACACGCTTTACACTAATGCAGGAGTAGACCATGTTGTCAATACAGCTAGAAGAATAAGCGAGTTAAACACCATGGTTAAAAGTGTCGTTAAGGGAAAGGCAGCTAGATACTACGTTGTAGCATCAGCTGTTGCACTAGGCCTTCAGCTAGAGGATGTAATACAGCGCTCCCTAGAGCTTGGAGTAATGGAGGCTGATGATTCAGGTCTCTACGTGCTGAGGAAGGAGTGGAGGAGGGCTGTTGAGGAGTTCGTAAAGCTCTCGAAGCGTGGATCCACATAA
- a CDS encoding exosome complex RNA-binding protein Csl4, translating into MSREGLVLPGEELAVEEEAIPAQGGYVDSRGIVRAFTPGLKVFDKYKKIVYVKTFKNPEAVKQGLIVEARVEAVLDDIAFLKIYDAGGRRVELPGVLYIAQASSTLIQSLLDVVKPGDHVKARVLNNNIPYQLSIKEPGLGVIEAYCSICGGLLYKSNDKLVCKTCGNIERRKISQDYLHTLG; encoded by the coding sequence GTGAGCAGAGAGGGATTAGTGCTACCAGGAGAAGAGCTAGCTGTTGAAGAAGAAGCTATACCAGCACAGGGAGGCTACGTGGATTCGAGAGGCATAGTGAGAGCCTTCACACCTGGACTCAAGGTTTTCGATAAATACAAGAAGATAGTGTATGTGAAGACCTTCAAGAACCCTGAGGCTGTCAAGCAAGGCTTGATTGTTGAAGCCCGTGTTGAGGCTGTCTTAGACGACATAGCATTCCTCAAGATATACGATGCAGGTGGGCGTAGAGTAGAGCTTCCCGGAGTACTCTACATAGCTCAAGCTTCAAGTACTTTAATTCAAAGCCTGCTAGACGTTGTGAAGCCTGGAGACCACGTTAAAGCTAGAGTTCTCAATAATAATATACCATACCAGCTGAGCATCAAGGAACCGGGCCTTGGAGTTATCGAAGCCTACTGTAGTATCTGCGGCGGGCTGCTCTATAAGAGTAATGATAAACTAGTATGTAAGACCTGCGGTAACATTGAAAGAAGGAAGATTAGCCAGGACTACCTGCATACTTTAGGGTGA
- a CDS encoding 50S ribosomal protein L11 methyltransferase: protein MEASSSKKKLELVISRMPRYRNPKRRLEQYQTPSSIVAHLAWTALMRGDLDDSTILDLGCGDGRLAIAALLLGAMRAICVDVDEDILVHGLYAISSLFPWIATRIIYVESDAVGFTARNVDTVVMNPPFGVVRGNKGLDIAFLKTAMRVARAVYSIHKYSPGLVNMLYELAESSGFKLCSHEVVDFEIPMMYETHKRQVYRVKSVIVILVEKGEVSEQRGISATRRRASC from the coding sequence GTGGAGGCTTCAAGCAGTAAGAAGAAACTTGAGTTAGTGATTTCACGGATGCCACGCTACCGTAATCCTAAGAGGAGGCTCGAGCAGTACCAGACTCCATCTAGTATTGTAGCCCACTTAGCGTGGACTGCCTTAATGAGAGGAGATTTAGATGATTCTACGATACTAGATCTAGGCTGTGGGGACGGCAGGCTCGCTATAGCCGCACTCCTCCTAGGTGCTATGAGAGCTATATGTGTTGATGTAGACGAGGATATACTAGTGCACGGCCTCTACGCTATCAGCTCGCTCTTCCCCTGGATAGCAACTAGAATCATATACGTGGAGAGTGATGCAGTAGGGTTCACAGCGAGAAACGTGGATACAGTAGTGATGAACCCGCCCTTCGGGGTGGTCCGGGGGAATAAAGGGCTAGATATAGCTTTCCTCAAGACTGCAATGAGAGTGGCTCGAGCTGTCTACAGTATACACAAGTACTCCCCTGGACTAGTAAACATGCTCTACGAGTTAGCGGAGTCCAGTGGCTTCAAGCTGTGCTCTCATGAAGTAGTAGACTTCGAGATACCAATGATGTACGAGACTCATAAAAGACAGGTATATAGGGTTAAGTCGGTTATCGTTATTCTAGTAGAGAAGGGTGAGGTTAGTGAGCAGAGAGGGATTAGTGCTACCAGGAGAAGAGCTAGCTGTTGA
- the dph2 gene encoding diphthamide biosynthesis enzyme Dph2, with protein sequence MSDLCGLYEIDLSELTRSIESGARKILVHAPDGLKPLYKCVEAALSSLEASLYYSASPGYGACDIPFEEAESLGVDLLLHLGHLKYFQHGYEPPVRVVYAPVYRNPSLGAGLLEELARILEGRGVRVITVSSTLIEAKIRDFIARHLSSIGFKLYNISSPILGCLYSHVTRYDEVVDAHLVVAGGVFHPLGLALSSSKPVLALDPYREEAWWVNSEAYRVLKKRYMRIYEAMNTGNRVGLIIGARIGQYRPWLVDKLVDLASRRGYRVYKITSSYLDQERLIAVDNALGLDFYVVTSCPRLPIDDLSDFYKPVLTPGEFIMLLTGLDKYIYPW encoded by the coding sequence TTGAGTGACTTATGCGGTCTCTATGAGATTGATTTAAGCGAGCTCACTAGATCTATTGAGAGCGGAGCGAGAAAAATACTTGTTCACGCTCCAGATGGCTTGAAGCCGCTCTACAAGTGTGTTGAAGCCGCTCTCAGCAGCCTAGAAGCCAGCTTATACTACTCTGCCAGCCCGGGTTACGGTGCCTGCGACATACCATTCGAGGAAGCTGAATCCCTTGGTGTAGACCTGCTACTCCACTTAGGCCATTTAAAGTACTTTCAGCACGGCTACGAGCCGCCTGTAAGAGTAGTATATGCCCCTGTGTATAGGAACCCTAGTTTAGGGGCCGGGCTTCTCGAGGAGCTAGCGAGAATACTGGAGGGTAGAGGTGTAAGAGTTATCACGGTATCCTCAACACTTATTGAGGCGAAGATTAGGGATTTCATTGCAAGACATTTATCATCTATTGGTTTCAAGCTGTACAATATATCAAGTCCTATACTAGGCTGTCTCTACAGTCATGTAACTCGCTACGATGAAGTAGTTGACGCCCACCTAGTTGTTGCAGGAGGAGTCTTCCATCCGCTGGGACTCGCGTTATCATCGAGTAAACCTGTCCTTGCCTTAGACCCCTACAGGGAGGAAGCCTGGTGGGTTAATAGTGAGGCATATAGAGTTTTAAAGAAGAGATACATGAGGATCTACGAGGCTATGAATACTGGTAATAGAGTAGGATTAATTATTGGTGCTAGAATAGGCCAGTATCGTCCATGGCTAGTGGATAAGCTGGTGGATCTAGCTTCAAGGAGAGGGTATAGAGTCTACAAGATTACGTCAAGCTATCTTGACCAGGAGAGGCTTATCGCCGTGGATAACGCGCTCGGATTAGACTTCTACGTTGTCACCAGCTGCCCGAGGCTACCTATAGATGACCTCAGCGACTTCTACAAGCCGGTTCTCACTCCAGGGGAGTTCATAATGCTTCTAACAGGTCTTGACAAGTATATTTATCCATGGTAG
- a CDS encoding 50S ribosomal protein L16, whose protein sequence is MPIRPARCYTHFSGPPYTRKEYIPGVPQPKITKFEMGDPKKDYDYELALIVEEAGQIRHNALEAARVMASKVLSNTAGENNYYLKVKVYPHHVIRENKMMAFAGADRLQDGMRQAFGKPIGTAARVYPGHEIVVVRVKAEHAKSAKEALRIASSKLPLPSRIAVRPLKPGLSPAI, encoded by the coding sequence ATGCCTATACGTCCAGCTAGATGCTACACGCACTTCAGTGGCCCGCCGTATACTAGGAAGGAGTATATTCCAGGTGTACCACAGCCTAAGATAACGAAGTTCGAGATGGGTGACCCCAAGAAGGATTACGACTACGAGCTAGCATTAATCGTTGAGGAGGCCGGCCAGATAAGGCACAACGCGCTGGAAGCTGCTCGTGTAATGGCTTCTAAAGTACTAAGCAATACTGCAGGCGAGAACAACTACTACTTGAAGGTTAAAGTATACCCGCACCACGTTATCAGGGAGAACAAGATGATGGCGTTCGCTGGTGCAGACCGTCTCCAGGATGGAATGAGGCAGGCTTTCGGTAAACCTATAGGTACAGCTGCTAGAGTATACCCAGGCCACGAGATAGTGGTTGTGAGAGTTAAAGCTGAGCACGCTAAATCCGCTAAGGAGGCTTTAAGGATAGCTTCATCTAAGCTCCCCCTGCCCTCGAGAATTGCTGTTAGACCCTTGAAGCCTGGTCTCTCGCCTGCTATTTAG
- a CDS encoding AMP-binding protein — MEEYFESILGSMITEETVEPPSMKWKTVKPEEYQRIYAESIRDPVEFWSRMALKLEWSTLWESVIEGRPPSVAWFKGGRLNVYGNIMGRHRDTLLWGKTALLWEGEEGEARAITYRELDSLVNRIAGGIRAQGVRPGEWIIIYAPPLVESIAVMLAAVKLGIPFEPVFTGFGYWELAKRIKSRRARLVFTADGFYRRGRTINTLEIARRAVEYSKFNGTLVVIERTGPPSLRSGEVLLDDLAGRERAVDDYIAESTHPLFGLHSGYEEDYKPVTYPAGGFLVQVYSTSMWIGLRPRDTYFCTVWPGWITGVSYLVFGPLMIGSTILLYDGGPDYPDWGRWWSLIEDYAVTLFLTTSGALRIARKQGDSYVKAHNTDTLRAILVTAEPLEADAWWWAYRVVGTGSTPIIDSNPAAATGRIPVVNLYIQSEIGSFVTGNLVNYTFPPLKPGSSGPPIPGFHLGVLNRDGVVVDHGLGELVVRNPWPSMPIEYPEEYSAKWVEGYYKTGDYAYISSDGYTYIAGRLDRVFKSNGYRLSPGAIVRVLKEILNLDAAVYACLDDQRLEAPVIVYSGSMDPEVVRNTIRSSIGAISDPKIVKQAVSLGVLKGVHAKRKLCDPS, encoded by the coding sequence ATGGAGGAGTACTTTGAAAGCATACTGGGAAGCATGATCACCGAGGAGACAGTAGAGCCTCCCTCAATGAAGTGGAAGACTGTTAAACCCGAGGAATACCAGAGAATATACGCAGAGAGTATAAGAGACCCAGTCGAGTTCTGGAGCAGGATGGCATTGAAACTCGAGTGGAGTACCCTGTGGGAGAGCGTTATCGAAGGCCGTCCTCCCAGCGTGGCTTGGTTTAAAGGTGGAAGATTAAACGTCTACGGCAACATCATGGGTAGGCATAGAGATACCTTGCTATGGGGTAAGACTGCTCTCCTCTGGGAGGGCGAGGAGGGTGAGGCTAGAGCTATAACGTACAGGGAGCTCGACAGTCTTGTCAACAGGATTGCCGGGGGGATACGCGCCCAAGGGGTTAGGCCAGGAGAATGGATTATAATATATGCTCCCCCTCTCGTGGAGTCGATTGCAGTAATGCTTGCAGCAGTTAAACTCGGCATCCCCTTCGAGCCGGTTTTCACTGGCTTCGGGTACTGGGAGCTAGCTAAGAGGATTAAGAGCAGAAGGGCTAGATTAGTGTTCACAGCAGATGGGTTCTATAGGCGTGGGAGAACCATTAATACCCTTGAGATAGCGAGGAGAGCAGTAGAGTACTCGAAGTTTAATGGAACCCTTGTAGTCATCGAGAGAACCGGGCCTCCAAGCCTTAGAAGCGGGGAAGTGCTGCTCGACGACCTGGCTGGCAGGGAGAGAGCTGTCGACGACTATATCGCTGAGAGCACTCACCCCTTATTCGGGCTTCACAGCGGCTACGAAGAAGACTACAAGCCGGTAACCTATCCTGCAGGAGGCTTCCTAGTTCAGGTTTACTCTACAAGCATGTGGATTGGGTTGAGGCCCCGCGACACCTACTTCTGCACTGTGTGGCCTGGCTGGATTACCGGCGTCAGCTATCTGGTTTTCGGTCCATTGATGATCGGCTCAACAATCCTTCTTTACGATGGAGGACCAGATTACCCTGACTGGGGGAGATGGTGGAGTTTAATTGAAGACTACGCTGTAACTCTCTTTCTAACTACCAGTGGAGCGCTGCGTATTGCACGAAAGCAGGGTGACAGCTATGTTAAAGCCCACAATACTGACACGCTTAGAGCCATCCTGGTGACAGCGGAACCTCTTGAAGCTGATGCATGGTGGTGGGCTTACAGGGTTGTGGGGACTGGTTCAACTCCTATCATAGATTCTAACCCGGCAGCAGCTACAGGGAGAATACCAGTTGTAAACCTCTACATTCAGAGCGAGATAGGCTCGTTTGTAACAGGGAACTTAGTGAACTACACGTTCCCGCCTTTGAAGCCTGGTTCAAGCGGTCCTCCAATACCAGGTTTTCACTTAGGTGTCCTTAATAGAGATGGAGTAGTAGTGGATCACGGCCTGGGCGAGCTAGTTGTAAGGAATCCATGGCCGTCAATGCCCATCGAGTACCCTGAGGAGTACTCTGCTAAATGGGTGGAAGGATACTATAAGACAGGTGACTACGCTTACATATCAAGTGATGGCTATACATACATAGCTGGTAGACTAGACAGAGTATTCAAGTCTAACGGCTATAGGCTGAGCCCTGGTGCTATTGTAAGAGTCCTCAAGGAAATCCTTAACCTTGATGCAGCAGTCTACGCCTGCCTAGATGATCAGAGGCTTGAAGCCCCTGTGATAGTATACTCGGGTAGCATGGACCCCGAGGTAGTTAGAAACACTATAAGGTCTAGCATAGGGGCAATAAGCGACCCGAAGATCGTGAAGCAGGCTGTAAGCCTAGGTGTTCTCAAAGGAGTTCACGCTAAGCGGAAGTTATGTGATCCATCTTAA
- a CDS encoding MBL fold metallo-hydrolase — MPRFLVVGRVMLSRRGFAGIALRYKSRVYCVDPGGLVEGCDYVICTHMHERHCGQEIQGFPGDRIVSPSTGVVKPGTSLTLGDLSIRVVDAYNIPEFYENPPHPKGSGVGYVLEAGGTRVYFTGDTNLIDDMVNIAGVEVLVVPIGGGSVMTPEEAFEAVKTIRPVIAIPTHFDSASYYYKFRDLVQPYTQVVFLR, encoded by the coding sequence ATGCCGAGGTTCCTCGTAGTAGGCAGGGTAATGCTATCTCGTAGAGGTTTCGCCGGGATAGCATTGAGGTATAAGAGTAGAGTGTACTGCGTGGACCCCGGGGGACTAGTAGAAGGATGCGATTACGTTATCTGCACCCACATGCATGAGAGACACTGTGGACAGGAGATTCAGGGGTTTCCAGGAGATAGAATAGTATCTCCGAGTACAGGGGTAGTGAAGCCTGGCACCTCACTCACACTAGGAGATTTAAGTATTAGGGTTGTAGACGCTTACAACATACCTGAATTCTACGAGAACCCGCCTCATCCTAAAGGAAGTGGTGTAGGCTATGTGCTTGAAGCCGGTGGTACTAGAGTATACTTCACCGGCGACACCAACCTGATAGACGACATGGTTAATATAGCTGGTGTAGAAGTCCTCGTGGTTCCTATAGGTGGAGGCTCAGTTATGACCCCTGAGGAGGCATTCGAAGCCGTTAAAACTATTAGACCGGTGATCGCGATCCCAACGCACTTCGATAGTGCATCCTACTACTATAAGTTCAGGGATCTCGTTCAACCCTACACTCAAGTAGTCTTCTTGAGGTAA
- the hypE gene encoding hydrogenase expression/formation protein HypE: protein MERVTLSHGSGGIETRELLERILFSKVEEHLKKVKGGYGLDVLDDGATIPLPDGRHMVISVDSYTVNPPFFPGGNIGVLAVSGSINDVLMMGGIPLAILDSIIVEEGFPIKDLELIIESMLETARSENVAVIGGDFKVMPRGQVDGIVIATTGIGIAEKPIIDEPRPGDVILVSDYLGEHGAVILVSQLHHSEFSEASKGYLRSDVKPLTRLMKPLLERYRECITAARDPTRGGLAGVLYEWASRSGLIILVREDSIPIREPVRRYSEMLGVDPLYLASEGVAVLSLKRDCAGEILEYLRSIGFENARLIGEVREGGELGGRVVMETAIGGLRLVDPPHGEIVPRIC, encoded by the coding sequence ATGGAGAGAGTCACGCTCTCCCATGGCTCTGGCGGCATTGAAACCCGCGAGCTACTTGAGAGAATACTTTTCAGTAAGGTTGAAGAACACTTAAAGAAGGTTAAAGGTGGCTACGGCTTAGACGTCCTCGATGATGGAGCTACTATACCGCTACCCGATGGAAGGCACATGGTTATCTCAGTGGACTCCTATACGGTTAACCCCCCGTTCTTCCCGGGAGGCAATATAGGAGTTCTAGCAGTCTCCGGGTCGATAAACGACGTCTTAATGATGGGTGGTATACCTCTAGCAATACTAGACTCAATTATTGTTGAGGAAGGCTTCCCCATCAAGGATCTCGAGTTGATTATAGAGTCAATGCTTGAAACAGCTAGATCAGAGAATGTGGCTGTGATAGGCGGAGACTTCAAGGTTATGCCGCGGGGACAGGTGGATGGGATAGTTATAGCAACAACTGGGATAGGCATAGCTGAGAAGCCTATAATCGATGAACCACGTCCAGGAGACGTTATACTTGTCAGCGACTACCTCGGTGAGCATGGAGCAGTAATACTGGTCTCCCAGCTGCATCATAGCGAATTCAGTGAAGCCTCTAAAGGCTACTTGAGAAGTGATGTAAAACCACTGACAAGACTCATGAAGCCTCTTCTAGAGAGGTATAGAGAGTGTATTACAGCTGCAAGGGATCCAACAAGAGGTGGGTTAGCTGGTGTTCTCTACGAGTGGGCTAGTAGAAGCGGGCTTATAATACTTGTAAGAGAGGACAGCATACCTATCAGAGAACCAGTAAGAAGGTATAGTGAAATGCTTGGAGTAGACCCCCTCTACCTTGCTAGTGAAGGAGTAGCTGTTCTATCTCTTAAACGAGACTGCGCCGGCGAGATACTAGAGTACCTGAGGAGCATTGGCTTCGAGAATGCTAGGCTAATAGGTGAGGTTAGAGAGGGAGGAGAGCTGGGTGGACGCGTAGTAATGGAGACAGCTATAGGAGGGTTAAGACTAGTTGATCCTCCTCACGGCGAGATAGTGCCGAGGATATGCTGA
- a CDS encoding HypC/HybG/HupF family hydrogenase formation chaperone has protein sequence MGVPALILEVRRKDMTALVDYGDGVPREVLIGISEERVEPGDIVIVHAGVVVSKMSREEVVEQIEFFEEALGEEAEGFVEVYKNILEKHKALKGGG, from the coding sequence GTGGGTGTGCCCGCCTTAATCCTGGAAGTCAGGAGGAAGGATATGACTGCTCTCGTCGACTACGGTGACGGCGTGCCGAGAGAAGTGCTTATAGGTATAAGTGAAGAGAGAGTTGAGCCAGGCGATATAGTCATAGTTCACGCTGGAGTCGTTGTCTCGAAGATGAGCAGGGAGGAGGTAGTAGAGCAGATAGAATTCTTTGAGGAGGCTTTAGGCGAAGAGGCTGAAGGCTTCGTAGAAGTCTACAAGAATATCCTGGAGAAACATAAAGCATTGAAAGGCGGGGGGTAA
- the hypD gene encoding hydrogenase formation protein HypD, which produces MSAESLERILRLDRRLAGLAVKRIEEYWGRYKSLSGVNRLKIMDFCGTHEYSITRYGLRALMPNGIELVAGPGCPVCVTPSHYIEESIKLALDGVVVYTYGDVYRVRAYRSVRGAFSLSEARSLGGDVRVTTDILAAARDAARHGKPSVFIGIGFETVAPGYAQAILRRHLPGNLKLLSLVKLTPPAMFYTLDVTREKPTEPPIMGVIAPGHVSTITGAKAWLPVSENYGIPVVVSGFEPLDVLVSILEILRQLVEGKPEVTVEYRRAVSWHGDIVAQRNISRVFTVVDDAWRGVGFLPKSGLRVRDAFREIDAFHEYGVRELAPGEWSRDTPPACRCAEVVLGKAYPSQCPLFLKACTPARPVGPCMVSDEGTCSIWARYGSSELIGRIADFIQKSGEG; this is translated from the coding sequence ATGAGTGCTGAGAGCTTAGAGAGAATTCTAAGACTAGATCGAAGGCTAGCCGGCCTTGCAGTTAAGAGGATAGAGGAGTACTGGGGGAGGTATAAGAGTTTAAGCGGCGTCAACAGACTTAAGATAATGGATTTCTGCGGCACCCACGAGTACTCGATCACGAGGTACGGTTTAAGAGCTTTAATGCCGAATGGTATCGAGCTTGTAGCAGGACCCGGCTGCCCTGTCTGCGTGACCCCCTCGCACTATATTGAGGAATCCATTAAACTCGCTTTAGATGGAGTAGTAGTCTACACTTACGGCGATGTATACAGGGTTAGAGCTTATAGGAGTGTTAGAGGAGCATTCTCGCTGAGCGAGGCTAGGAGTCTAGGCGGGGATGTAAGAGTTACAACAGATATCCTGGCTGCTGCAAGAGATGCCGCCAGGCATGGTAAGCCCTCGGTCTTCATAGGTATAGGCTTTGAGACAGTGGCTCCAGGGTATGCTCAAGCTATTCTAAGAAGGCATCTACCCGGTAACTTGAAGCTACTTAGCCTTGTAAAGCTTACTCCACCCGCCATGTTCTACACTCTCGATGTAACACGCGAGAAGCCGACTGAACCCCCAATAATGGGGGTGATAGCACCAGGTCACGTGTCAACGATAACAGGGGCTAAAGCATGGCTTCCAGTCTCAGAGAACTACGGTATACCAGTGGTAGTCTCAGGCTTCGAGCCACTAGATGTACTAGTCTCCATTCTTGAAATACTACGTCAGCTCGTGGAGGGAAAGCCCGAGGTGACCGTAGAGTATAGGAGAGCTGTATCCTGGCACGGTGATATAGTAGCTCAGAGAAACATCAGTAGAGTGTTCACTGTAGTCGACGACGCCTGGAGAGGTGTAGGCTTCCTCCCTAAGAGCGGTCTTAGAGTAAGAGATGCATTCAGAGAGATCGATGCATTCCATGAGTACGGTGTAAGAGAGCTAGCCCCGGGTGAGTGGAGTAGAGATACTCCACCTGCATGTAGATGCGCGGAGGTAGTGCTAGGTAAAGCCTACCCCTCTCAATGTCCTCTCTTCCTTAAGGCTTGCACTCCAGCGAGACCTGTCGGGCCCTGCATGGTGTCGGATGAAGGTACATGCTCTATCTGGGCTAGATATGGTTCAAGCGAGTTAATAGGGAGGATAGCGGATTTCATCCAGAAGAGTGGAGAGGGTTAG